The Dunckerocampus dactyliophorus isolate RoL2022-P2 chromosome 13, RoL_Ddac_1.1, whole genome shotgun sequence genome window below encodes:
- the tmem54a gene encoding transmembrane protein 54a, protein MVNLGVCCASLKDNKALMKMGLGLVLVGHVNFLLGALVHGAVLRHISVHTEARIMVYAITNVIAIVAGLMGIIGGIIAIVLSKNKKNRILKWVLLVFSLMAGLLAVASTLGLLASMVTAIIHKGRSLLTHCNLLKSDVGSSSVTYECPFDPTRIYSTTIILWVPLILMSVVEMVFSFRCFAACTSFLYLCPCRRRPTLAKRVRIQRAVEIPKPPPSEQLTELDSEAAEQDELLDSGASPEQSHWL, encoded by the exons ATGGTGAATTTGG GAGTGTGCTGCGCCAGCCTCAAAGACAACAAGGCCCTGATGAAGATGGGCTTGGGGCTGGTGCTGGTGGGCCATGTCAACTTCCTGCTTGGAGCGCTGGTGCACGGTGCTGTGCTCAGGCACATTAGCGTGCACACCGAGGCCCGCATCATGGTGTACGCCATCACTAATGTCATTGCCATTGTGGCCGGACTAATG GGAATTATTGGTGGAATAATTGCCATTGTCCTttccaaaaacaagaaaaacaggaTTCTG aagtgggtcctgctggtgttcAGCCTCATGGCAGGGCTCTTGGCTGTCGCCTCCACCTTGGGGCTGCTGGCTTCTATGGTGACCGCTATTATTCATAAAGGACGGAGCCTGCTGACACACTGCAATCTCCTTAAGAGTGATGTTGGATCTTCCAGTGTCACCTATGAATGCCCCTTCGACCCCACCCGCATCTAT AGCACCACAATTATTCTGTGGGTGCCGCTCATCTTGATGTCTGTGGTGGAAATGGTGTTCTCCTTTCGCTGTTTCGCTGCCTGTACGTCGTTCCTGTATCTCTGTCCATGCAGGCGAAGGCCCACTCTGGCAAAAAGG GTCCGCATCCAGAGGGCTGTTGAAATTCCCAAACCGCCTCCATCCGAGCAACTGACCGAGCTCGACAGTGAAGCTGCAGAGCAGGATGAGCTTCTGGACAGCGGCGCTTCACCGGAGCAGAGCCACTGGCTGTGA
- the LOC129192133 gene encoding probable histone deacetylase 1-B isoform X1, with product MALSQGTKKKVCYYYDGDVGNYYYGQGHPMKPHRIRMTHNLLLNYGLYRKMEIYRPHKASGEEMTKYHSDDYIKFLRSIRPDNMSEYSKQMQRFNVGEDCPVFDGLFEFCQLSGGGSVAGAVKLNKQQTDIAINWAGGLHHAKKSEASGFCYVNDIVLAILELLKYHQRVLYIDIDIHHGDGVEEAFYTTDRVMTVSFHKYGEYFPGTGDLRDIGAGKGKYYAVNYPLRDGIDDESYEAIFKPIMAKVMEMYQPSAVVLQCGADSLSGDRLGCFNLTIKGHAKCVEYMKSFNLPLLMLGGGGYTIRNVARCWTYETAVALDTSIPNELPYNDYFEYFGPDFKLHISPSNMTNQNTNDYLEKIKQRLFENLRMLPHAPGVQMQAIPEDAVQEDSGDEEEEDPNKRISIRAHDKRIACEEEFSDSEDEGEGGRRNTTNFKKAKRAKTEGDKEAEEKEKKGEEETKEVKEEEKAPEEEKMDTSKPKEESKTP from the exons ATGGCGCTTAGTCAAggaacaaagaaaaaagtttgctACTACTACGACG GCGATGTTGGAAATTATTACTATGGCCAGGGTCACCCCATGAAGCCCCACCGCATTCGTATGACTCACAACTTGTTGCTCAACTATGGCCTCTACAGAAAGATGGAGATATAT CGTCCACACAAAGCCAGCGGTGAGGAGATGACCAAGTACCACAGTGATGACTACATCAAATTTCTGCGCTCCATCCGTCCAGACAACATGTCAGAGTACAGCAAACAAATGCAGCGCT tcaATGTAGGAGAAGATTGTCCAGTATTTGATGGTTTATTTGAGTTCTGCCAGCTCTCAGGGGGCGGCTCTGTCG CCGGTGCCGTGAAGTTGAACAAACAGCAGACGGACATAGCCATCAACTGGGCGGGGGGCCTGCATCACGCCAAAAAGTCTGAGGCCTCAGGGTTTTGCTACGTCAATGACATTGTGCTGGCCATACTGGAATTACTGAA GTACCATCAGAGAGTTCTTTACATAGACattgacatccatcatggagaCGGTGTGGAGGAAGCGTTCTACACCACAGACCGTGTCATGACTGTGTCTTTCCACAAGTATGGAGAGTACTTCCCCGGCACTGGAGACCTGAGA GACATTGGGGCTGGGAAGGGCAAATATTATGCTGTGAATTACCCTCTGCGAGACGGGATTGATGATGAGTCTTATGAAGCTATATTCAAGCCT ATCATGGCCAAAGTGATGGAGATGTATCAGCCCAGTGCAGTGGTTCTGCAGTGTGGAGCAGACTCTTTGTCGGGGGATAGACTGGGCTGCTTCAACCTCACCATTAAAG GCCATGCCAAGTGTGTGGAGTACATGAAAAGCTTCAACCTGCCGCTGCTGATGCTGGGAGGAGGCGGCTACACCATCCGAAATGTAGCACGCTGCTGGACGTACGAGACCGCTGTCGCACTTGATACATCCATTCCTAATG AACTCCCATACAACGACTACTTTGAGTACTTTGGACCAGACTTCAAGCTGCACATCAGCCCCTCCAATATGACCAACCAGAACACCAACGACTACCTGGAGAAGATTAA GCAGCGTTTGTTTGAGAACCTGCGCATGCTGCCCCATGCTCCAGGGGTACAGATGCAGGCCATTCCAGAAGACGCCGTACAGGAGGACAGTggagacgaggaggaggaggaccccAACAAACGCATCTCCA TTCGTGCTCATGACAAGAGGATAGCTTGTGAGGAGGAGTTCTCCGACTCCGAGGACGAAGGTGAAGGAGGCCGCCGAAACACAACCAACTTCAAGAAGGCCAAGCGAGCTAAGACTGAGggagacaaagaggctgaagaaAAGGAGAAGAAAGGTGAGGAGGAAACAAAag AAGTGAAAGAAGAAGAGAAGGCCCCAGAGGAGGAGAAAATGGACACATCAAA GCCAAAAGAGGAGTCGAAGACACCTTAA
- the LOC129192133 gene encoding histone deacetylase 1 isoform X2, which translates to MALSQGTKKKVCYYYDGDVGNYYYGQGHPMKPHRIRMTHNLLLNYGLYRKMEIYRPHKASGEEMTKYHSDDYIKFLRSIRPDNMSEYSKQMQRFNVGEDCPVFDGLFEFCQLSGGGSVAGAVKLNKQQTDIAINWAGGLHHAKKSEASGFCYVNDIVLAILELLKYHQRVLYIDIDIHHGDGVEEAFYTTDRVMTVSFHKYGEYFPGTGDLRDIGAGKGKYYAVNYPLRDGIDDESYEAIFKPIMAKVMEMYQPSAVVLQCGADSLSGDRLGCFNLTIKGHAKCVEYMKSFNLPLLMLGGGGYTIRNVARCWTYETAVALDTSIPNELPYNDYFEYFGPDFKLHISPSNMTNQNTNDYLEKIKQRLFENLRMLPHAPGVQMQAIPEDAVQEDSGDEEEEDPNKRISIRAHDKRIACEEEFSDSEDEGEGGRRNTTNFKKAKRAKTEGDKEAEEKEKKEVKEEEKAPEEEKMDTSKPKEESKTP; encoded by the exons ATGGCGCTTAGTCAAggaacaaagaaaaaagtttgctACTACTACGACG GCGATGTTGGAAATTATTACTATGGCCAGGGTCACCCCATGAAGCCCCACCGCATTCGTATGACTCACAACTTGTTGCTCAACTATGGCCTCTACAGAAAGATGGAGATATAT CGTCCACACAAAGCCAGCGGTGAGGAGATGACCAAGTACCACAGTGATGACTACATCAAATTTCTGCGCTCCATCCGTCCAGACAACATGTCAGAGTACAGCAAACAAATGCAGCGCT tcaATGTAGGAGAAGATTGTCCAGTATTTGATGGTTTATTTGAGTTCTGCCAGCTCTCAGGGGGCGGCTCTGTCG CCGGTGCCGTGAAGTTGAACAAACAGCAGACGGACATAGCCATCAACTGGGCGGGGGGCCTGCATCACGCCAAAAAGTCTGAGGCCTCAGGGTTTTGCTACGTCAATGACATTGTGCTGGCCATACTGGAATTACTGAA GTACCATCAGAGAGTTCTTTACATAGACattgacatccatcatggagaCGGTGTGGAGGAAGCGTTCTACACCACAGACCGTGTCATGACTGTGTCTTTCCACAAGTATGGAGAGTACTTCCCCGGCACTGGAGACCTGAGA GACATTGGGGCTGGGAAGGGCAAATATTATGCTGTGAATTACCCTCTGCGAGACGGGATTGATGATGAGTCTTATGAAGCTATATTCAAGCCT ATCATGGCCAAAGTGATGGAGATGTATCAGCCCAGTGCAGTGGTTCTGCAGTGTGGAGCAGACTCTTTGTCGGGGGATAGACTGGGCTGCTTCAACCTCACCATTAAAG GCCATGCCAAGTGTGTGGAGTACATGAAAAGCTTCAACCTGCCGCTGCTGATGCTGGGAGGAGGCGGCTACACCATCCGAAATGTAGCACGCTGCTGGACGTACGAGACCGCTGTCGCACTTGATACATCCATTCCTAATG AACTCCCATACAACGACTACTTTGAGTACTTTGGACCAGACTTCAAGCTGCACATCAGCCCCTCCAATATGACCAACCAGAACACCAACGACTACCTGGAGAAGATTAA GCAGCGTTTGTTTGAGAACCTGCGCATGCTGCCCCATGCTCCAGGGGTACAGATGCAGGCCATTCCAGAAGACGCCGTACAGGAGGACAGTggagacgaggaggaggaggaccccAACAAACGCATCTCCA TTCGTGCTCATGACAAGAGGATAGCTTGTGAGGAGGAGTTCTCCGACTCCGAGGACGAAGGTGAAGGAGGCCGCCGAAACACAACCAACTTCAAGAAGGCCAAGCGAGCTAAGACTGAGggagacaaagaggctgaagaaAAGGAGAAGAAAG AAGTGAAAGAAGAAGAGAAGGCCCCAGAGGAGGAGAAAATGGACACATCAAA GCCAAAAGAGGAGTCGAAGACACCTTAA